A region from the Catellatospora sp. TT07R-123 genome encodes:
- a CDS encoding RICIN domain-containing protein, translated as MNRRILIGSVAVSTLVSAAVMVVLAAPAAQAAVTSGTTYTVVNKNSGKCVDARAAATANGTAVQQYACNSTTAQQWQFDATSGGYFRTGVAPNVNQVWDVTNVSTADNAAIQLWLYGGGNNQQWLPVQEADGAYHFVNRLSGKCLDVPAASTADSVQLVQYTCNGTGAQAFYLNPVGGPQPSTSTVPPNPNNPDLGPNVRIFDPSQSASTIQSQLNTVFNGQVSNQFGTQRYALLFKPGSYNVDVNVGFYTQVLGLGLSPDAVNINGAVHVEADWFPPNNATQNFWRGAENLSVTPNGGTDRWAVSQAAPYRRMHVRGNLVLDDGGWASGGWFSDVKVDGQVNSGTQQQWISRNSQFGSWAGSNWNMVFVGTSGAPSNTFPSPPYTTVGQTPVVREKPFLYVDSQGAYQVFVPGLRSNSTGTTWAGGSAPGTSLSISTFYVVKSGDTAASINAALAGGKNLLFTPGVYHVNDTIRITRADTVVLGLGLATIIPDNGVTAMSVADVDGVKVAGLLIDAGSTNSATLMQVGPAGSTASHAANPTSLHDVFFRIGGAGVGKATTSLVINSNDVIGDHTWIWRADHGSGVGWGSNTADTGLIVNGNNIVFYGLFVEHYQKYQVIWNGNGGRTYFFQNEMPYDPPNQASWMNGSTRGYAAYKVANTVTSHQAWGLGSYCYFSANSSVVADRAFEVPASGTTFRDMVTVSLGGTGTIARVINNTGGTANSSNNVVYLTTGP; from the coding sequence ATGAACCGGCGCATCCTCATCGGCAGCGTCGCCGTCTCGACGCTTGTCAGCGCGGCCGTCATGGTCGTGCTCGCCGCCCCGGCGGCGCAGGCCGCGGTCACCTCCGGCACCACCTACACGGTGGTGAACAAGAACAGCGGCAAGTGCGTGGACGCCCGCGCCGCGGCGACCGCCAACGGCACCGCGGTGCAGCAGTACGCCTGCAACAGCACCACGGCGCAGCAGTGGCAGTTCGACGCCACCAGCGGCGGCTACTTCCGCACCGGCGTCGCCCCGAACGTCAACCAGGTCTGGGACGTCACCAACGTCTCGACCGCCGACAACGCCGCGATCCAGCTGTGGCTCTACGGCGGCGGCAACAACCAGCAGTGGCTGCCGGTGCAGGAGGCCGACGGGGCCTACCACTTCGTCAACCGGCTCAGCGGCAAGTGCCTGGACGTGCCCGCCGCCTCGACCGCCGACAGCGTGCAGCTGGTGCAGTACACCTGCAACGGCACCGGCGCACAGGCGTTCTACCTCAACCCGGTCGGCGGCCCGCAGCCCTCGACCAGCACCGTTCCGCCGAACCCGAACAACCCCGACCTCGGCCCGAACGTGCGGATCTTCGACCCGTCGCAGTCCGCCTCGACGATCCAGTCGCAGCTCAACACGGTCTTCAACGGCCAGGTCAGCAACCAGTTCGGCACCCAGCGGTACGCGCTGCTGTTCAAGCCGGGCAGCTACAACGTCGACGTCAACGTCGGCTTCTACACCCAGGTCCTCGGCCTGGGCCTGTCCCCGGACGCGGTCAACATCAACGGCGCCGTGCACGTGGAGGCGGACTGGTTCCCGCCGAACAACGCCACCCAGAACTTCTGGCGCGGCGCGGAGAACCTGTCGGTCACCCCGAACGGCGGCACCGACCGCTGGGCCGTGTCGCAGGCGGCGCCGTACCGGCGCATGCACGTGCGCGGCAACCTGGTGCTCGACGACGGCGGCTGGGCCAGCGGCGGCTGGTTCTCCGACGTGAAGGTCGACGGGCAGGTCAACTCGGGCACCCAGCAGCAGTGGATCTCGCGTAACTCGCAGTTCGGCAGCTGGGCCGGTTCGAACTGGAACATGGTGTTCGTGGGCACCTCCGGCGCCCCGTCCAACACGTTCCCGAGCCCGCCGTACACCACCGTCGGGCAGACCCCGGTCGTCCGGGAGAAGCCGTTCCTGTACGTCGACAGCCAGGGCGCCTACCAGGTGTTCGTACCGGGGCTGCGCAGCAACAGCACCGGCACCACCTGGGCGGGCGGCAGCGCGCCGGGCACCTCGCTGTCCATCAGCACGTTCTACGTCGTCAAGTCCGGCGACACCGCCGCCAGCATCAACGCGGCACTCGCCGGCGGCAAGAACCTGCTGTTCACGCCGGGTGTCTACCACGTCAACGACACCATCCGGATCACCCGGGCCGACACGGTCGTGCTGGGCCTGGGCCTGGCCACGATCATCCCGGACAACGGCGTGACCGCGATGTCGGTCGCCGACGTGGACGGCGTCAAGGTCGCCGGGCTGCTCATCGACGCGGGCAGCACCAACTCGGCCACCCTGATGCAGGTCGGCCCGGCCGGGTCGACCGCCAGCCACGCCGCCAACCCGACCTCGCTGCACGACGTGTTCTTCCGCATCGGCGGCGCCGGGGTCGGCAAGGCCACGACCAGCCTGGTCATCAACAGCAACGACGTGATCGGCGACCACACCTGGATCTGGCGCGCCGACCACGGCTCGGGCGTCGGCTGGGGCAGCAACACCGCCGACACCGGCCTGATCGTCAACGGCAACAACATCGTGTTCTACGGCCTGTTCGTCGAGCACTACCAGAAGTACCAGGTCATCTGGAACGGCAACGGCGGCCGCACGTACTTCTTCCAGAACGAGATGCCCTACGACCCGCCGAACCAGGCCTCCTGGATGAACGGATCGACCCGGGGCTACGCCGCGTACAAGGTGGCCAACACCGTCACCTCGCACCAGGCGTGGGGGCTGGGCAGCTACTGCTACTTCAGCGCCAACTCCTCCGTCGTCGCCGATCGGGCCTTCGAGGTCCCGGCCAGCGGCACGACGTTCCGCGACATGGTCACGGTCTCGCTCGGCGGCACGGGCACCATCGCCCGGGTCATCAACAACACCGGCGGCACCGCGAACTCGTCCAACAACGTCGTCTACCTGACCACCGGTCCCTGA
- a CDS encoding extracellular solute-binding protein: MRSVFSRRRVTAVAAPLLAAALALTTAACGGSDDPAKPGGKVKLTIATFGEFGYKDLYKEYMQLNPNVEITERITKAEDHHKNLAAHLATNTGAADIEAIEEGWAGQFTANPGKFYNWNDYGAAEIKSQWPAWKWQQGSAASGEVIGLGTDVGGMAMCYRRDIFEKAGLPTDREEVTKLWPTWEDYIKAGERFKAANVKGSSWMDGPTVMYRSVLGQQPVGIYDGANVVVETNPGVKKAWDLTIDAINKGLSAKIAAWSADWNAGMANGSFVTLACPSWMMAYIQSQAKDSSGKWDIAGIPGGGGNWGGSFLTLPKQGKNVAEASKLAKWLVAPEQQAKVFRALGNFPSTVSLYEQPVIKDFKNPFFNNAPVGQIFSQSVKTMVPQYMGPKSGDINTAIQNGLTRVEQGKQKPDEAWTQSLKDVKALL, from the coding sequence ATGCGTTCCGTGTTTTCGCGCCGGCGGGTGACCGCGGTCGCGGCGCCGCTGCTCGCGGCCGCGCTCGCGCTGACCACCGCCGCTTGCGGCGGTAGCGACGACCCGGCGAAGCCGGGTGGCAAGGTCAAGCTGACCATCGCCACGTTCGGCGAGTTCGGTTACAAGGATCTGTACAAGGAGTACATGCAGCTCAACCCGAACGTCGAGATCACTGAGCGGATCACGAAGGCTGAGGACCACCACAAGAACCTGGCGGCTCACCTGGCGACGAACACGGGTGCGGCTGACATCGAGGCGATCGAGGAGGGCTGGGCGGGCCAGTTCACCGCGAACCCCGGCAAGTTCTACAACTGGAACGACTACGGCGCGGCGGAGATCAAGTCGCAGTGGCCGGCGTGGAAGTGGCAGCAGGGTTCGGCCGCCTCCGGTGAGGTCATCGGCCTGGGCACCGACGTCGGCGGTATGGCGATGTGCTACCGCCGCGACATCTTCGAGAAGGCCGGCCTGCCGACCGACCGCGAAGAGGTCACCAAGCTGTGGCCGACGTGGGAGGACTACATCAAGGCCGGCGAGCGCTTCAAGGCCGCCAACGTCAAGGGCTCCTCGTGGATGGACGGCCCGACGGTCATGTACCGCTCCGTCCTGGGCCAGCAGCCGGTGGGCATCTACGACGGCGCCAACGTCGTGGTGGAGACGAACCCGGGTGTGAAGAAGGCCTGGGACCTGACGATCGACGCGATCAACAAGGGCCTGTCGGCGAAGATCGCCGCGTGGTCGGCGGACTGGAACGCGGGTATGGCCAACGGTTCGTTCGTGACCCTGGCGTGCCCGTCGTGGATGATGGCCTACATCCAGTCGCAGGCCAAGGACTCCTCGGGTAAGTGGGACATCGCCGGTATCCCCGGTGGTGGCGGTAACTGGGGTGGTTCGTTCCTGACGCTGCCCAAGCAGGGCAAGAACGTGGCTGAGGCGTCGAAGCTGGCCAAGTGGCTGGTGGCGCCGGAGCAGCAGGCGAAGGTGTTCCGGGCGCTGGGTAACTTCCCGTCGACGGTGTCGCTGTACGAGCAGCCGGTGATCAAGGACTTCAAGAACCCGTTCTTCAACAACGCTCCGGTCGGCCAGATCTTCTCGCAGTCGGTGAAGACGATGGTGCCGCAGTACATGGGTCCGAAGTCCGGTGACATCAACACCGCGATCCAGAACGGCCTGACCCGGGTCGAGCAGGGCAAGCAGAAGCCGGACGAGGCCTGGACGCAGTCGCTCAAGGACGTCAAGGCGCTGCTGTGA
- a CDS encoding carbohydrate ABC transporter permease encodes MTSTTLTRPVADAEPQVRAPRRRVFRADRRPGKLAYLALSGLALFSAFPLYWSLVVASHDNGILGQVPPPLGLGGNLFANLDRAFGTVPFFKALANSALISGSITFSVVLFSTLAGFSFAKLRFKGRNALLVMIIATMMIPNQLGIIPLYMLMAKIQWTGTLYAVVAPGLVSAFGVFFMTQYLREAVPDELLEAARVDGCSTIRIFWHVILPASKPAAAVLGMLTFMTAWNDFFWPLVVLTPEDPTVQTALSTLASGYIQDYSLSLTGTAIATVPLLVVFGLLGKYIIGGIMQGAVKS; translated from the coding sequence ATGACATCCACCACCCTGACCCGCCCCGTGGCCGACGCCGAACCGCAGGTGCGCGCCCCGCGCCGCCGGGTGTTCCGCGCCGACCGCCGCCCCGGCAAGCTCGCCTACCTGGCCCTGAGTGGCCTGGCCCTGTTCTCGGCGTTCCCGCTGTACTGGTCGCTGGTCGTGGCCTCGCACGACAACGGCATCCTCGGCCAGGTCCCGCCGCCGCTCGGCCTCGGCGGCAACCTCTTCGCGAACCTGGACCGCGCGTTCGGCACCGTCCCGTTCTTCAAGGCCCTGGCCAACTCGGCGCTCATCTCAGGATCCATCACCTTCAGCGTGGTGCTGTTCTCCACCCTGGCCGGGTTCTCGTTCGCGAAGCTGCGCTTCAAGGGCCGCAACGCGCTGCTCGTGATGATCATCGCGACGATGATGATCCCGAACCAGCTGGGCATCATCCCGCTGTACATGCTGATGGCCAAGATCCAGTGGACCGGCACGCTCTACGCGGTCGTCGCGCCCGGCCTGGTCAGCGCGTTCGGCGTGTTCTTCATGACCCAGTACCTGCGCGAAGCCGTTCCCGACGAGCTGCTCGAAGCGGCCCGGGTCGACGGCTGCTCGACGATCCGCATCTTCTGGCACGTCATCCTGCCCGCCAGCAAGCCCGCCGCGGCCGTGCTCGGGATGCTGACGTTCATGACGGCGTGGAACGACTTCTTCTGGCCCCTGGTCGTGCTGACCCCGGAGGACCCGACGGTGCAGACCGCGCTGTCGACCCTGGCGTCGGGCTACATCCAGGACTACTCGCTGTCGCTGACCGGAACGGCGATCGCGACCGTGCCGCTGCTGGTCGTGTTCGGCCTGCTCGGCAAGTACATCATCGGAGGCATCATGCAAGGAGCGGTGAAGTCGTGA
- a CDS encoding carbohydrate ABC transporter permease, whose product MKNLFYRLDTKGSPYLYVAPFFLLFAAFGVFPLIYTAWVSLHDWSLLSETHTFVGIQNYKDLFADEYFWNALRNTAQIWVMSTVPQLIMALVLAHVLNQRLRAPTFWRMTALLPNITSVAAVAIIFGQIFGKDYGLVNWLLDVFGLGRIDWQAGTASSQIAVSVMIIWRWTGYNALIYLAAMQAVSKDLYDAASLDGASSFQQLTRITVPAIRPTIIFTVIISTIGGMQVLAEPLLFGGASVTGGSDRQFQTLSLYLYEVGFSRFDFGYASTAAWVMFFIIVIVAAINYFLTSRVRSAR is encoded by the coding sequence ATGAAGAACCTGTTCTACCGCCTCGACACCAAGGGTTCGCCGTACCTGTACGTCGCCCCGTTCTTCCTGCTGTTCGCCGCGTTCGGGGTGTTCCCGCTCATCTACACGGCGTGGGTGTCGCTGCACGACTGGAGCCTGCTGTCAGAGACCCACACGTTCGTGGGGATCCAGAACTACAAGGACCTGTTCGCCGACGAGTACTTCTGGAACGCACTGCGCAACACCGCCCAGATCTGGGTGATGTCCACCGTTCCCCAGCTGATCATGGCCCTCGTGCTGGCGCACGTGCTCAACCAGCGCCTGCGCGCCCCCACGTTCTGGCGCATGACGGCCCTGCTGCCCAACATCACGTCCGTCGCGGCCGTCGCCATCATCTTCGGCCAGATCTTCGGCAAGGACTACGGCCTGGTCAACTGGCTGCTGGACGTGTTCGGCCTCGGCCGGATCGACTGGCAGGCGGGCACCGCCAGCTCCCAGATCGCCGTCTCCGTGATGATCATCTGGCGCTGGACCGGCTACAACGCCCTCATCTACCTCGCCGCCATGCAGGCCGTCTCCAAGGACCTCTACGACGCCGCCTCACTCGACGGTGCGAGCAGCTTCCAGCAGCTCACCCGGATCACGGTCCCGGCGATCCGCCCGACGATCATCTTCACGGTCATCATCTCCACCATCGGCGGCATGCAGGTCCTGGCAGAACCGCTGCTGTTCGGCGGGGCGTCGGTGACCGGCGGTTCGGACCGGCAGTTCCAGACGCTGTCGCTGTACCTGTACGAGGTCGGCTTCTCCCGCTTCGACTTCGGCTACGCCTCCACGGCCGCGTGGGTGATGTTCTTCATCATCGTCATCGTCGCCGCGATCAACTACTTCCTGACCAGCCGTGTGCGGAGCGCGCGATGA
- a CDS encoding GH1 family beta-glucosidase, which translates to MTAVAPAQLGSALRFPEGFRWGAATASYQIEGAAHEDGRTPSIWDTFARTPGKVFEGHTGDVACDHYHRYRDDVALMKGLGIGTYRFSIAWPRVKPDGSGPVNSRGLDFYDRLVDELLAEGISPMATLYHWDLPQVLEDRGGWTNRDTAYYLADLAAAAVARLGDRVATWTTLNEPWCSAFLGYAAGVHAPGREDPKAAFEAVHHLLLGHGLSVRALRAGGAREVSLTLNLARVRPDDPADPHDLAAVHLIEGLHNRLWLDPVLRGAYPDDMLALFRRFGADHALHPGDDAIIASPIDLLGVNYYQPARVRAALGVDAGPANPGTEGAEYVAQDLPVTAMDWPVDPSSFYELLLWLSERYPGTPMMITENGAAYDDVLVGDRVADTDRIGFLDGHLRAVHSAMAEGADIRGYLAWSLLDNYEWGYGYGKRFGIVHVDYDTQRRTLKDSARWYAAVIGRNGLD; encoded by the coding sequence GTGACCGCCGTCGCACCAGCACAGCTCGGCAGCGCGCTGCGGTTCCCGGAAGGCTTCCGGTGGGGCGCGGCCACGGCGTCGTACCAGATCGAGGGGGCGGCGCACGAGGACGGGCGCACGCCGTCGATCTGGGACACGTTCGCGCGTACCCCCGGGAAGGTCTTCGAGGGGCACACGGGTGACGTGGCCTGCGACCACTACCACCGCTACCGCGACGACGTGGCGCTGATGAAGGGGCTCGGCATCGGGACGTACCGCTTCTCGATCGCCTGGCCGCGCGTCAAGCCGGACGGCTCCGGCCCGGTCAACTCCCGCGGCCTGGACTTCTACGACCGGCTCGTCGACGAGCTGCTGGCCGAGGGCATCTCGCCCATGGCCACCCTCTACCACTGGGACCTGCCGCAGGTCCTGGAGGACCGGGGCGGCTGGACCAACCGCGACACGGCCTACTACCTGGCGGACCTGGCGGCCGCGGCCGTGGCCCGGCTCGGCGACCGCGTCGCGACGTGGACCACGCTGAACGAGCCGTGGTGCTCGGCGTTCCTCGGCTACGCGGCCGGCGTGCACGCGCCCGGCCGCGAGGACCCGAAGGCCGCGTTCGAGGCCGTCCACCACCTGCTGCTCGGGCACGGGCTGTCGGTGCGGGCGCTGCGGGCCGGGGGAGCGCGGGAGGTGTCGCTGACCCTGAACCTCGCCCGCGTACGCCCCGACGACCCGGCCGACCCGCACGACCTCGCGGCGGTGCACCTCATCGAGGGCCTGCACAACCGTCTGTGGCTGGACCCGGTGCTGCGCGGCGCCTACCCGGACGACATGCTGGCGCTGTTCCGGCGCTTCGGCGCCGACCACGCCCTCCACCCCGGCGACGACGCGATCATCGCCAGCCCGATCGACCTGCTCGGCGTGAACTACTACCAGCCGGCCCGGGTCCGGGCCGCGCTCGGCGTCGACGCCGGACCGGCCAACCCGGGCACCGAGGGCGCCGAGTACGTCGCCCAGGACCTGCCCGTCACCGCGATGGACTGGCCGGTCGACCCGTCGTCCTTCTACGAGCTGCTCCTGTGGCTGTCGGAACGCTACCCCGGCACCCCGATGATGATCACCGAGAACGGTGCCGCGTACGACGACGTCCTGGTCGGGGACCGGGTCGCCGACACCGACCGGATCGGGTTCCTCGACGGGCACCTGCGCGCGGTCCACTCGGCCATGGCCGAGGGCGCCGACATCCGCGGCTATCTCGCGTGGTCGCTGCTGGACAACTACGAGTGGGGCTACGGGTACGGCAAGCGCTTCGGCATCGTGCACGTCGACTACGACACCCAGCGGCGCACCCTGAAGGACAGCGCCCGCTGGTACGCCGCCGTCATCGGCCGCAACGGCCTGGACTGA